Proteins from one Cicer arietinum cultivar CDC Frontier isolate Library 1 chromosome 3, Cicar.CDCFrontier_v2.0, whole genome shotgun sequence genomic window:
- the LOC101496082 gene encoding phytochrome A-2-like isoform X1: MKKISQTVIATVTKEEVVTEMTTKTKKKKQRFGFGKKLVLHQFTKAKNQFRRIRSKKSLLSSSSSSSLSTASSSRNVNTSNNNRVQVIMSSSRPSQSVSNNSGRLRHSAGTIPQTTADAKLHATFEESGSSFDYSNSMRFSHGTNTATADHQPSSDRVTTAYLHQIQKEKLIQSFGCLLALDPKTCKVIAYSENAPEMLGMAGVDGHPSLGIDTDIRSIFTDPSASSFRKALGCVDVSFLNPILVHCKTSRKSFYAIIHCVNGSLIVDFEPIGPHEVTMTAAGALQSYKLAAKSITRLQSLPSGSMEALCDAMVQEVFELTGYDRVMAYKFHEDDHGEVVAEVTKPGLEPYLGLHYPATDIPQATRFSFMRNKVRMIVDCRARHVKVLQEKNNLFDLNLCTSTLRAPHSCHLQYMENMNTSASLVMAVVINDSNEDEDGSDDVHPQKRKRLWGLIVSHHITPRFVPFPIRYACEFIAQVFAIHVNKEIELEYQIIEKNILRTQTLLCDLLMRDAPIGIVSKSPNIMDLVKCDGAALLYKNKVWRLGVTPSESQIRDIALWISECHMDSTGLSTDSLSDAGFPGAAKLGDTVCGVAAVRIVSKDIVFWFRSHTAVDIRWGGAKDEPSERGDGRRMHPRASFETFLEVVKTRSLPWKDYEMDAIHSLQLILRNAFKNTDCMDISTNAINTRLSDLNIEGMQELEAVTSEMVRLVETATVPILAVDVDGVVNGWNKKISELTGLPVEEAIGKHLLALVEDFSIDRVKKMLDMALQGEEEKNVQFELKTYNLKIDSDPICLVVNACTSRDVHDNVVGVCFMAQDITGQKAVMDKFTRIEGDYKAIVQNPNPLMPPIFGTDEFGWCCEWNSAMTKLTGWKRDEVMNKMLLGEVFGTKTASCCRLKNHEAAVNFSIVLHKTMTGLENEKVAFGFFTRNGMYVECILSVSSKLDIEGVVTGGVFCFLQLASPELQQALHIQHISEQNASKRLKALTYMKRQIRNPLRGIVFSRKLLEDTELGTDQKQILHTGTRCERQLSKVLDDSDLDSIIDGYLDLEMVKFTLHEVLGASLSQVMARSKNAKGIQVVYDVAEQIMAETLYGDSLRLQQVLADFLLISLNFTPTGGQVVVAAFLTKHQLGKLVHLANLELRITHDGLGVPEALLNQMFGVDRQESEEGISLLISRKLLKLMNGDVLYVREEGKSSFIISLELALAQ; encoded by the exons TTCAGGTGATAATGTCCTCGTCAAGACCTAGCCAATCAGTCAGCAATAATTCAGGTAGATTAAGACACAGTGCTGGGACTATTCCTCAGACCACTGCAGATGCAAAACTCCATGCAACTTTTGAGGAGTCTGGTAGTTCCTTTGACTACTCCAATTCAATGCGATTTTCTCATGGTACAAACACAGCTACTGCAGACCACCAACCAAGTTCTGACAGAGTAACAACAGCTTACCTCCATCAGATACAGAAAGAGAAGCTGATTCAGTCTTTTGGTTGTTTGCTAGCATTAGATCCGAAAACATGTAAGGTCATTGCATACAGTGAGAATGCACCTGAAATGCTGGGTATGGCAGGTGTTGATGGCCACCCTTCCCTTGGCATTGACACTGACATAAGATCTATTTTCACTGACCCAAGTGCTTCTTCATTTCGGAAGGCACTAGGATGTGTGGATGTTTCATTTCTTAATCCCATACTAGTCCATTGCAAGACCTCAAGGAAGTCCTTCTACGCAATTATCCATTGTGTGAATGGTAGTTTGATCGTTGATTTTGAGCCAATCGGGCCTCATGAAGTTACCATGACTGCAGCAGGTGCCTTGCAATCTTACAAGCTTGCAGCAAAATCGATAACTCGGCTTCAATCTTTGCCTAGTGGAAGCATGGAAGCACTATGTGATGCAATGGTTCAAGAAGTTTTTGAACTCACAGGTTATGATAGAGTGATGGCTTATAAATTTCATGAAGATGATCACGGAGAAGTGGTTGCTGAGGTCACAAAGCCAGGCCTAGAGCCATATCTTGGTTTGCACTATCCAGCCACTGATATTCCTCAGGCTACACGCTTTTCGTTCATGAGGAACAAGGTCCGAATGATAGTTGATTGTCGCGCAAGGCATGTGAAGGtgcttcaagaaaaaaataatctatttgatttaaatttgtgTACATCAACCTTAAGGGCTCCTCACAGTTGCCATTTGCAATACATGGAGAACATGAATACTAGTGCTTCCTTGGTTATGGCAGTTGTAATCAATGACAGCAATGAAGATGAGGATGGCTCTGATGATGTTCATCCTCAGAAGAGAAAGAGACTATGGGGTTTAATTGTTTCCCATCACATTACTCCCAGGTTTGTTCCCTTCCCTATTAGGTATGCTTGTGAGTTTATAGCTCAAGTATTTGCCATCCACGTGAACAAAGAGATAGAGTTGGAATATCAGATTATTGAGAAGAACATTCTACGCACTCAAACACTCTTGTGTGATTTGCTGATGCGTGATGCGCCCATAGGTATTGTGTCAAAGAGTCCTAATATAATGGACCTTGTGAAATGTGATGGAGCAGCCCTCTTGTATAAGAACAAGGTATGGAGATTAGGCGTGACACCAAGTGAATCACAGATACGCGATATTGCTTTATGGATCTCTGAGTGCCATATGGATTCGACCGGTTTGAGTACAGATAGCTTGTCTGATGCAGGGTTTCCAGGGGCTGCTAAACTTGGTGATACTGTTTGTGGAGTGGCAGCTGTAAGAATAGTTTCCAAAGATATAGTTTTCTGGTTTCGGTCACACACTGCTGTTGATATCCGATGGGGTGGTGCAAAGGATGAACCTAGTGAAAGAGGTGATGGTAGGAGGATGCATCCAAGAGCATCATTTGAGACTTTCCTTGAAGTTGTGAAGACAAGGAGTTTACCATGGAAGGACTATGAAATGGATGCTATTCATTCATTACAGCTAATACTGAGAAATGCATTCAAAAATACAGACTGTATGGATATAAGCACAAATGCTATCAATACAAGACTAAGTGATTTGAATATTGAGGGGATGCAAGAACTGGAGGCAGTGACAAGTGAGATGGTTAGGTTAGTTGAAACAGCAACTGTGCCAATTTTGGCAGTTGATGTAGATGGTGTTGTCAATGGATGGAATAAAAAGATTTCTGAATTGACAGGTCTTCCAGTTGAGGAGGCTATTGGGAAGCATTTACTTGCGCTTGTTGAGGACTTTTCAATAGACAGAGTCAAGAAGATGTTGGACATGGCATTGCAGG GTGAAGAAGAGAAGAATGTCCAATTTGAGCTCAAAACATATAATTTGAAGATTGATTCTGATCCTATATGCTTGGTAGTTAATGCTTGTACAAGCAGAGATGTTCATGATAATGTGGTGGGGGTTTGTTTTATGGCTCAGGATATAACTGGTCAGAAGGCAGTCATGGACAAATTCACTCGAATTGAAGGTGATTACAAGGCAATTGTACAGAATCCAAATCCATTGATGCCACCAATATTTGGCACAGATGAATTTGGCTGGTGTTGTGAGTGGAATTCAGCTATGACAAAATTAACCGGGTGGAAACGAGACGAAGTAATGAATAAAATGCTTTTAGGGGAAGTTTTTGGCACCAAAACAGCTTCTTGTTGCCGTCTAAAGAATCATGAAGCCGCGGTTAATTTTAGCATTGTACTTCATAAAACCATGACAGGTTTGGAAAATGAGAAGGTTGCTTTCGGTTTCTTTACTCGAAATGGAATGTATGTAGAATGCATACTTTCCGTGAGTTCAAAATTGGACATAGAAGGTGTAGTTACTGGCGGTGTCTTCTGCTTCTTGCAGCTAGCTAGTCCAGAGCTGCAACAAGCATTACATATTCAGCACATCTCTGAACAAAATGCCTCAAAGAGACTAAAAGCTTTAACTTATATGAAAAGGCAAATCCGAAATCCGTTACGTGGGATTGTGTTCTCAAGGAAATTGTTAGAGGATACTGAGCTGGGAACTGATCAAAAACAAATTTTGCATACTGGTACTCGGTGCGAACGCCAGCTTAGCAAAGTTCTAGATGACTCAGATCTTGACAGTATAATTGATGG CTACTTAGATTTGGAAATGGTTAAATTCACTCTGCATGAAGTTTTGGGTGCATCCCTAAGTCAAGTCATGGCAAGGAGTAAAAATGCAAAGGGTATCCAAGTAGTCTATGATGTTGCTGAGCAGATTATGGCAGAAACCTTATATGGTGATAGTCTTAGGCTTCAGCAGGTCTTAGCTGACTTTTTATTGATTTCCTTGAATTTTACCCCAACTGGAGGTCAGGTTGTTGTAGCTGCATTTTTGACCAAACATCAATTGGGGAAATTAGTCCATCTAGCTAATTTGGAGCTCAG AATAACACATGATGGTTTAGGGGTACCAGAAGCGTTGCTGAACCAGATGTTTGGAGTTGATAGACAAGAATCCGAGGAGGGTATTAGCCTGCTCATCAGCAGAAAGCTACTAAAGCTTATGAATGGAGACGTGCTTTATGTTAGGGAAGAAGGAAAATCATCTTTCATCATATCTCTTGAACTTGCCTTGGCCCAATAA
- the LOC101496082 gene encoding phytochrome A-2-like isoform X2 has protein sequence MSSSRPSQSVSNNSGRLRHSAGTIPQTTADAKLHATFEESGSSFDYSNSMRFSHGTNTATADHQPSSDRVTTAYLHQIQKEKLIQSFGCLLALDPKTCKVIAYSENAPEMLGMAGVDGHPSLGIDTDIRSIFTDPSASSFRKALGCVDVSFLNPILVHCKTSRKSFYAIIHCVNGSLIVDFEPIGPHEVTMTAAGALQSYKLAAKSITRLQSLPSGSMEALCDAMVQEVFELTGYDRVMAYKFHEDDHGEVVAEVTKPGLEPYLGLHYPATDIPQATRFSFMRNKVRMIVDCRARHVKVLQEKNNLFDLNLCTSTLRAPHSCHLQYMENMNTSASLVMAVVINDSNEDEDGSDDVHPQKRKRLWGLIVSHHITPRFVPFPIRYACEFIAQVFAIHVNKEIELEYQIIEKNILRTQTLLCDLLMRDAPIGIVSKSPNIMDLVKCDGAALLYKNKVWRLGVTPSESQIRDIALWISECHMDSTGLSTDSLSDAGFPGAAKLGDTVCGVAAVRIVSKDIVFWFRSHTAVDIRWGGAKDEPSERGDGRRMHPRASFETFLEVVKTRSLPWKDYEMDAIHSLQLILRNAFKNTDCMDISTNAINTRLSDLNIEGMQELEAVTSEMVRLVETATVPILAVDVDGVVNGWNKKISELTGLPVEEAIGKHLLALVEDFSIDRVKKMLDMALQGEEEKNVQFELKTYNLKIDSDPICLVVNACTSRDVHDNVVGVCFMAQDITGQKAVMDKFTRIEGDYKAIVQNPNPLMPPIFGTDEFGWCCEWNSAMTKLTGWKRDEVMNKMLLGEVFGTKTASCCRLKNHEAAVNFSIVLHKTMTGLENEKVAFGFFTRNGMYVECILSVSSKLDIEGVVTGGVFCFLQLASPELQQALHIQHISEQNASKRLKALTYMKRQIRNPLRGIVFSRKLLEDTELGTDQKQILHTGTRCERQLSKVLDDSDLDSIIDGYLDLEMVKFTLHEVLGASLSQVMARSKNAKGIQVVYDVAEQIMAETLYGDSLRLQQVLADFLLISLNFTPTGGQVVVAAFLTKHQLGKLVHLANLELRITHDGLGVPEALLNQMFGVDRQESEEGISLLISRKLLKLMNGDVLYVREEGKSSFIISLELALAQ, from the exons ATGTCCTCGTCAAGACCTAGCCAATCAGTCAGCAATAATTCAGGTAGATTAAGACACAGTGCTGGGACTATTCCTCAGACCACTGCAGATGCAAAACTCCATGCAACTTTTGAGGAGTCTGGTAGTTCCTTTGACTACTCCAATTCAATGCGATTTTCTCATGGTACAAACACAGCTACTGCAGACCACCAACCAAGTTCTGACAGAGTAACAACAGCTTACCTCCATCAGATACAGAAAGAGAAGCTGATTCAGTCTTTTGGTTGTTTGCTAGCATTAGATCCGAAAACATGTAAGGTCATTGCATACAGTGAGAATGCACCTGAAATGCTGGGTATGGCAGGTGTTGATGGCCACCCTTCCCTTGGCATTGACACTGACATAAGATCTATTTTCACTGACCCAAGTGCTTCTTCATTTCGGAAGGCACTAGGATGTGTGGATGTTTCATTTCTTAATCCCATACTAGTCCATTGCAAGACCTCAAGGAAGTCCTTCTACGCAATTATCCATTGTGTGAATGGTAGTTTGATCGTTGATTTTGAGCCAATCGGGCCTCATGAAGTTACCATGACTGCAGCAGGTGCCTTGCAATCTTACAAGCTTGCAGCAAAATCGATAACTCGGCTTCAATCTTTGCCTAGTGGAAGCATGGAAGCACTATGTGATGCAATGGTTCAAGAAGTTTTTGAACTCACAGGTTATGATAGAGTGATGGCTTATAAATTTCATGAAGATGATCACGGAGAAGTGGTTGCTGAGGTCACAAAGCCAGGCCTAGAGCCATATCTTGGTTTGCACTATCCAGCCACTGATATTCCTCAGGCTACACGCTTTTCGTTCATGAGGAACAAGGTCCGAATGATAGTTGATTGTCGCGCAAGGCATGTGAAGGtgcttcaagaaaaaaataatctatttgatttaaatttgtgTACATCAACCTTAAGGGCTCCTCACAGTTGCCATTTGCAATACATGGAGAACATGAATACTAGTGCTTCCTTGGTTATGGCAGTTGTAATCAATGACAGCAATGAAGATGAGGATGGCTCTGATGATGTTCATCCTCAGAAGAGAAAGAGACTATGGGGTTTAATTGTTTCCCATCACATTACTCCCAGGTTTGTTCCCTTCCCTATTAGGTATGCTTGTGAGTTTATAGCTCAAGTATTTGCCATCCACGTGAACAAAGAGATAGAGTTGGAATATCAGATTATTGAGAAGAACATTCTACGCACTCAAACACTCTTGTGTGATTTGCTGATGCGTGATGCGCCCATAGGTATTGTGTCAAAGAGTCCTAATATAATGGACCTTGTGAAATGTGATGGAGCAGCCCTCTTGTATAAGAACAAGGTATGGAGATTAGGCGTGACACCAAGTGAATCACAGATACGCGATATTGCTTTATGGATCTCTGAGTGCCATATGGATTCGACCGGTTTGAGTACAGATAGCTTGTCTGATGCAGGGTTTCCAGGGGCTGCTAAACTTGGTGATACTGTTTGTGGAGTGGCAGCTGTAAGAATAGTTTCCAAAGATATAGTTTTCTGGTTTCGGTCACACACTGCTGTTGATATCCGATGGGGTGGTGCAAAGGATGAACCTAGTGAAAGAGGTGATGGTAGGAGGATGCATCCAAGAGCATCATTTGAGACTTTCCTTGAAGTTGTGAAGACAAGGAGTTTACCATGGAAGGACTATGAAATGGATGCTATTCATTCATTACAGCTAATACTGAGAAATGCATTCAAAAATACAGACTGTATGGATATAAGCACAAATGCTATCAATACAAGACTAAGTGATTTGAATATTGAGGGGATGCAAGAACTGGAGGCAGTGACAAGTGAGATGGTTAGGTTAGTTGAAACAGCAACTGTGCCAATTTTGGCAGTTGATGTAGATGGTGTTGTCAATGGATGGAATAAAAAGATTTCTGAATTGACAGGTCTTCCAGTTGAGGAGGCTATTGGGAAGCATTTACTTGCGCTTGTTGAGGACTTTTCAATAGACAGAGTCAAGAAGATGTTGGACATGGCATTGCAGG GTGAAGAAGAGAAGAATGTCCAATTTGAGCTCAAAACATATAATTTGAAGATTGATTCTGATCCTATATGCTTGGTAGTTAATGCTTGTACAAGCAGAGATGTTCATGATAATGTGGTGGGGGTTTGTTTTATGGCTCAGGATATAACTGGTCAGAAGGCAGTCATGGACAAATTCACTCGAATTGAAGGTGATTACAAGGCAATTGTACAGAATCCAAATCCATTGATGCCACCAATATTTGGCACAGATGAATTTGGCTGGTGTTGTGAGTGGAATTCAGCTATGACAAAATTAACCGGGTGGAAACGAGACGAAGTAATGAATAAAATGCTTTTAGGGGAAGTTTTTGGCACCAAAACAGCTTCTTGTTGCCGTCTAAAGAATCATGAAGCCGCGGTTAATTTTAGCATTGTACTTCATAAAACCATGACAGGTTTGGAAAATGAGAAGGTTGCTTTCGGTTTCTTTACTCGAAATGGAATGTATGTAGAATGCATACTTTCCGTGAGTTCAAAATTGGACATAGAAGGTGTAGTTACTGGCGGTGTCTTCTGCTTCTTGCAGCTAGCTAGTCCAGAGCTGCAACAAGCATTACATATTCAGCACATCTCTGAACAAAATGCCTCAAAGAGACTAAAAGCTTTAACTTATATGAAAAGGCAAATCCGAAATCCGTTACGTGGGATTGTGTTCTCAAGGAAATTGTTAGAGGATACTGAGCTGGGAACTGATCAAAAACAAATTTTGCATACTGGTACTCGGTGCGAACGCCAGCTTAGCAAAGTTCTAGATGACTCAGATCTTGACAGTATAATTGATGG CTACTTAGATTTGGAAATGGTTAAATTCACTCTGCATGAAGTTTTGGGTGCATCCCTAAGTCAAGTCATGGCAAGGAGTAAAAATGCAAAGGGTATCCAAGTAGTCTATGATGTTGCTGAGCAGATTATGGCAGAAACCTTATATGGTGATAGTCTTAGGCTTCAGCAGGTCTTAGCTGACTTTTTATTGATTTCCTTGAATTTTACCCCAACTGGAGGTCAGGTTGTTGTAGCTGCATTTTTGACCAAACATCAATTGGGGAAATTAGTCCATCTAGCTAATTTGGAGCTCAG AATAACACATGATGGTTTAGGGGTACCAGAAGCGTTGCTGAACCAGATGTTTGGAGTTGATAGACAAGAATCCGAGGAGGGTATTAGCCTGCTCATCAGCAGAAAGCTACTAAAGCTTATGAATGGAGACGTGCTTTATGTTAGGGAAGAAGGAAAATCATCTTTCATCATATCTCTTGAACTTGCCTTGGCCCAATAA